The Hymenobacter sp. 5317J-9 genome has a window encoding:
- the lon gene encoding endopeptidase La: MAADPDHLLRGDDAPPTLSLLPVRNTVLFPGVVLPVTVTRKKSVKLVRKAYAADKLVGVVAQLNPDADEPTTEELHPVGTLARILKLLEQPDGQITIILQGQVRFTIEEQLSFTPLVARVSYFAEVALNPDIPAEFGLMQALREAATKVLELTPEIPMEARAMLDGIQSPAFLTHFLSSNVQLDLPAKQKLLELADPEAQARQLLEALLSQAELLEIKQDIRSKTHTGIDAQQREYFLRQQLKTLQDELGQDGPDEDVQRLRARAETKKWPENVALHFKKEMEKLARTNPMAPDYSVSVNYVEFLLDLPWGEYTKDKFNLKQTKKILDADHFGLEKVKERILEYLAVLKLKQDLKAPILCLYGPPGVGKTSLGRSIATALGRKYVRMSLGGVRDEAEIRGHRKTYVGAMPGRIISQIKKAGASNPVIILDEIDKVSSDFRGDPSSALLEVLDPEQNATFTDNYLEVEYDLSKVLFIATANSLDTIQPALRDRMEIIDLTGYTQEEKVQIARKHLWPKQLKEHGLGENEVKITDASLHRVADDYTRESGVRGLERKLAAVTRNLARRKAGKEPVPAVMEPAEIRKILGAAIFDRDQYQDNDTAGVVTGLAWTSVGGDILFVESLLSRGRGKLTLSGQLGDVMKESAITALSYLRSRADEIGIDYRLFEQYDLHIHFPEGAVPKDGPSAGIAIFTSIASAYTQRRVRAKLAMTGEITLRGKVLPVGGIKEKLLAARRAGMKDIILCPKNRKDIEEIQEDYLKGLTIHYADRVDDVLRVALLDELVPHPQLLPVRDEPVPVVGPSVEVQ, from the coding sequence ATGGCCGCCGACCCTGACCACCTTCTGCGCGGCGACGACGCGCCCCCCACGCTTTCCCTGCTGCCCGTGCGCAACACCGTGCTGTTTCCCGGCGTGGTGCTGCCCGTGACCGTGACGCGCAAAAAAAGCGTGAAGCTGGTGCGCAAAGCCTACGCCGCCGACAAGCTCGTGGGCGTGGTGGCCCAGCTCAACCCCGACGCCGACGAGCCCACCACCGAGGAGTTGCACCCCGTTGGCACCCTGGCCCGCATCCTGAAGCTGCTGGAGCAGCCCGACGGCCAGATTACCATCATCCTACAAGGCCAGGTGCGCTTCACCATCGAGGAGCAGCTGAGCTTTACGCCGCTGGTGGCGCGGGTGAGCTACTTCGCCGAGGTGGCTCTCAACCCCGATATCCCGGCCGAGTTTGGCCTGATGCAGGCCCTGCGTGAGGCCGCGACCAAGGTGCTGGAACTCACGCCCGAGATTCCGATGGAAGCCCGGGCCATGCTCGATGGCATTCAGTCGCCGGCTTTCCTCACGCACTTCCTGTCCAGCAACGTGCAGCTCGACCTGCCCGCCAAGCAGAAACTGCTGGAGTTGGCCGACCCCGAGGCTCAGGCTCGCCAATTGCTCGAAGCCCTGCTCAGCCAGGCCGAGCTGCTTGAAATCAAGCAGGACATTCGTTCCAAAACTCACACCGGCATCGATGCCCAGCAGCGCGAGTATTTCCTGCGCCAGCAGCTCAAAACCCTGCAGGATGAGCTGGGCCAGGACGGCCCCGACGAGGACGTGCAGCGCCTGCGCGCCCGCGCCGAAACCAAGAAATGGCCTGAGAACGTGGCGCTCCATTTTAAGAAGGAGATGGAGAAGCTGGCCCGCACCAACCCCATGGCGCCCGACTATTCGGTGAGCGTGAACTACGTGGAGTTTCTGCTCGATTTGCCCTGGGGTGAGTACACCAAGGACAAATTCAACCTCAAGCAAACCAAGAAAATCCTTGACGCCGACCATTTCGGACTCGAAAAGGTGAAGGAGCGCATTCTGGAATACCTGGCGGTGCTAAAGCTGAAGCAGGATTTGAAGGCGCCGATTTTGTGTTTGTACGGACCTCCTGGCGTGGGCAAAACCTCCCTGGGCCGCAGCATTGCCACGGCCCTGGGCCGCAAGTACGTGCGCATGAGCCTGGGCGGCGTGCGCGACGAAGCCGAGATTCGCGGGCACCGCAAAACCTACGTGGGCGCCATGCCCGGCCGCATCATCTCGCAGATTAAGAAGGCCGGCGCTTCAAACCCGGTCATCATTCTCGATGAGATTGACAAGGTGAGCAGCGACTTCCGCGGCGACCCCAGCTCGGCCCTGCTCGAAGTGCTGGACCCGGAACAAAACGCCACTTTCACCGACAACTACCTGGAGGTGGAATATGACCTGAGCAAGGTCTTGTTCATTGCCACGGCCAACTCGCTTGACACCATTCAGCCGGCCCTGCGCGACCGCATGGAAATCATCGACCTCACCGGCTACACCCAGGAGGAAAAGGTGCAGATTGCCCGAAAGCACCTCTGGCCCAAGCAGCTAAAGGAGCACGGCCTGGGCGAGAATGAAGTGAAAATCACGGACGCCTCGCTGCACCGCGTGGCCGACGACTACACCCGCGAAAGCGGCGTGCGCGGCCTGGAGCGCAAGCTGGCCGCCGTGACGCGCAACCTGGCCCGCCGCAAGGCGGGCAAAGAGCCCGTGCCGGCCGTGATGGAGCCCGCCGAAATCCGCAAAATTCTCGGTGCCGCCATCTTCGACCGCGACCAGTACCAGGACAACGACACCGCCGGCGTGGTGACGGGCCTGGCCTGGACCAGCGTAGGCGGCGACATTCTCTTCGTGGAAAGCCTGCTGAGCCGCGGCCGGGGCAAGCTGACGCTCTCGGGCCAGCTCGGCGACGTAATGAAGGAATCGGCCATTACGGCACTCAGCTACCTACGCTCGCGGGCCGACGAAATCGGCATCGACTACCGCTTGTTTGAGCAGTACGACCTGCACATTCACTTCCCCGAAGGCGCCGTGCCCAAAGATGGCCCCAGCGCGGGCATTGCCATTTTCACCAGCATTGCTTCGGCCTACACCCAGCGCCGGGTGCGCGCCAAGCTGGCCATGACCGGCGAAATCACCCTGCGCGGCAAGGTGCTGCCCGTGGGCGGCATCAAGGAGAAGCTGCTGGCCGCCCGCCGCGCCGGCATGAAGGACATCATCCTCTGCCCCAAAAACCGCAAGGACATTGAGGAAATCCAGGAAGACTACCTCAAAGGCCTCACCATTCACTACGCCGACCGCGTGGACGATGTGCTGCGCGTGGCCCTGCTCGACGAGCTGGTGCCGCACCCGCAGCTGCTGCCCGTGCGCGACGAGCCCGTGCCCGTCGTAGGGCCCAGCGTGGAAGTGCAGTAG
- the porQ gene encoding type IX secretion system protein PorQ encodes MKQFSAYRLAGLGLLMGGLGLRPAAAQQLGGRTVFPFLDLPVGAQQAALGGMSPSSRNDDPTMLFANPALLNAEMDGRLALSYVAYVADIKQSTAAYVFNTEKYGRFGVGVTYLNYGNFESYDLAGNSLGTVGVNEYTVGVSDSYTKGKFTFGATTKLAVSSIAGNRSLAGVADAGVVYKHPTADFTAGLVVKNAGFQFSPYPGTERGPLPLDVQIGASVKPEHMPVRISLTAHHLQQWDIQYLDPNARGTLDASGQEKKPTKSFGDNLARHFTAAAALVLSKNLQFRVGYNHLQRRELRLDNTSGSAGLSFGAMLKISSFQIDYTHATLQAAGSSEYFTLSRNLDSLFKKKE; translated from the coding sequence ATGAAGCAATTTTCCGCGTATCGGCTGGCCGGTTTGGGTTTGTTAATGGGAGGATTGGGCCTGCGCCCAGCCGCGGCGCAGCAGCTGGGTGGGCGCACGGTTTTTCCGTTTCTGGACCTGCCCGTGGGCGCGCAGCAGGCGGCTTTGGGCGGCATGAGCCCCTCGTCCCGCAACGACGACCCGACCATGCTGTTTGCCAACCCGGCCCTGCTGAACGCCGAAATGGACGGCCGACTGGCGCTGAGCTACGTGGCCTACGTGGCCGACATCAAGCAAAGCACGGCCGCCTACGTGTTCAATACGGAGAAGTATGGCCGCTTCGGCGTGGGCGTCACCTACCTCAACTACGGCAACTTCGAGAGCTACGACTTGGCCGGCAACAGCCTGGGCACGGTGGGCGTGAACGAGTACACGGTGGGCGTGTCGGACTCGTACACCAAGGGCAAGTTCACCTTTGGGGCTACCACCAAGCTGGCCGTGAGCAGCATTGCCGGCAACCGCTCGCTGGCCGGCGTGGCCGATGCCGGCGTGGTCTACAAGCACCCCACGGCGGACTTCACGGCCGGCTTGGTGGTGAAAAATGCTGGCTTCCAGTTCTCACCCTATCCTGGCACCGAGCGCGGCCCACTACCGCTCGACGTGCAGATTGGCGCCTCGGTGAAGCCCGAGCACATGCCCGTGCGCATATCCCTAACGGCCCACCACTTGCAGCAGTGGGACATTCAGTACCTCGACCCCAACGCCCGCGGCACTCTCGACGCCAGTGGGCAGGAAAAGAAGCCCACCAAAAGCTTCGGCGACAACCTGGCCCGGCACTTCACGGCGGCTGCGGCGCTCGTGCTCAGCAAAAACCTGCAATTCCGGGTGGGATACAACCACTTGCAGCGCCGCGAGCTGCGCCTCGATAACACCAGCGGCAGCGCCGGCCTCAGCTTCGGCGCCATGCTCAAAATCAGCAGCTTTCAAATTGATTACACCCACGCCACGCTGCAGGCGGCGGGCTCCAGCGAGTACTTCACCCTTTCCCGCAACTTGGATTCTTTGTTTAAGAAGAAGGAGTAG
- the hslU gene encoding ATP-dependent protease ATPase subunit HslU, which produces MLNDTFLTPAQIVAELDKYIIGQHDAKRHVAIALRNRWRRLHAPAAMQAEIVPNNILMIGATGVGKTEIARRLAHLADAPFVKVEASKFTEVGYVGRDVESMVRDLAEQSVNRVKARRQEAVKAQAADAVEEIILDALIPAIPQPAGAKTGLGFGSGGGDGVPTSDAELNERTRERFRQKIKNGELEDRKIEIQVAQSGPSVGIMGAPPGMDEGTLSGLQDMLGNMLPKKTRKRKVTVAEARKLLLDEEAAKLIDMDEVKDEAIRQAENAGIIFIDEIDKVATSGGSGKGGPDVSRQGVQRDLLPIVEGSAVSTKYGIVNTDHILFIAAGAFHVSKPSDLIPELQGRFPIRVELQSLTKDDFFRILKDPKNALTKQYEALLQAEDVVLTFDDAALERLAEIASEVNAEVENIGARRLHTVMSRLLNDILYDVPDKIGAHAHVQITAALVDERLSDMVKNRDLSQYIL; this is translated from the coding sequence ATGCTCAACGACACCTTTCTGACCCCGGCCCAAATCGTGGCCGAGCTTGATAAATACATCATCGGCCAGCACGACGCCAAGCGCCACGTGGCCATTGCGCTGCGCAACCGCTGGCGCCGCCTGCACGCTCCGGCCGCCATGCAGGCCGAAATCGTGCCCAACAACATCCTCATGATTGGGGCCACCGGCGTGGGCAAAACCGAAATTGCCCGCCGCCTGGCCCACCTCGCCGATGCGCCTTTCGTGAAAGTGGAAGCCAGCAAGTTTACCGAAGTGGGCTATGTGGGCCGCGACGTGGAAAGCATGGTGCGCGACCTAGCCGAGCAAAGCGTAAACCGCGTGAAAGCCCGCCGCCAAGAAGCCGTGAAAGCGCAGGCCGCCGACGCGGTGGAGGAAATCATCCTCGACGCCCTCATTCCGGCCATTCCGCAGCCCGCCGGTGCCAAAACCGGTCTCGGCTTTGGCAGTGGGGGCGGGGACGGTGTGCCTACCTCCGACGCGGAGCTGAACGAGCGCACCCGTGAGCGGTTCCGTCAGAAAATCAAGAACGGTGAGCTGGAAGACCGCAAGATTGAAATTCAGGTGGCGCAGTCGGGCCCCAGCGTGGGCATCATGGGCGCGCCTCCCGGCATGGACGAGGGCACGCTCTCGGGCCTGCAGGACATGCTGGGCAACATGCTGCCCAAGAAAACCCGCAAGCGCAAAGTGACCGTGGCCGAAGCCCGCAAGCTCCTCCTCGACGAGGAGGCCGCCAAGCTCATCGACATGGACGAGGTGAAGGACGAAGCCATCCGCCAAGCCGAAAACGCCGGCATCATCTTCATCGATGAAATTGACAAGGTGGCCACCAGCGGCGGCAGCGGCAAGGGCGGCCCCGACGTGAGCCGCCAGGGTGTGCAGCGCGACCTGCTGCCCATCGTGGAAGGCTCGGCCGTGAGCACCAAGTACGGCATCGTCAACACCGACCACATCCTGTTCATTGCCGCCGGCGCCTTCCACGTCTCCAAACCCAGCGACCTCATCCCCGAGCTGCAGGGCCGCTTCCCCATCCGCGTCGAACTGCAAAGCCTCACCAAGGATGATTTCTTCCGCATCCTGAAAGACCCCAAAAATGCCCTCACCAAGCAGTACGAAGCCCTGCTCCAGGCCGAGGACGTGGTGCTGACTTTCGATGATGCCGCGTTGGAGCGCCTGGCCGAAATTGCCTCGGAAGTAAACGCTGAGGTCGAGAACATCGGCGCCCGCCGCCTACACACCGTCATGAGCCGCCTGCTCAACGACATCCTTTACGACGTGCCGGACAAAATCGGCGCCCACGCCCACGTGCAAATCACGGCTGCCTTGGTAGATGAGCGCCTGAGCGACATGGTGAAAAACCGGGATTTGAGTCAGTATATTCTTTAG